The following proteins are co-located in the Silene latifolia isolate original U9 population chromosome 1, ASM4854445v1, whole genome shotgun sequence genome:
- the LOC141611402 gene encoding small ribosomal subunit protein mL103 (rPPR7)-like produces the protein MKNLSSHISRRLLRHLSTTATTAAAPSSAITIHKAKHKLQKEHDPDKALEIYSSVSNNSTSPLSSRYAQQLTVQRLAKARRFDDIETLIESLKNDPKITQEPYFCTLIRCYGKAGMFDNAIKLYDQMEELGTPRSCLSFNALLAAGNNSLVFDRVHQVFDEMPEKYGFDPDKISYGILVKACCEKGEPEMGLKIIEEMEGKGVEVTAVTFTTVLDSLYRIGKVDKAERVWGEMVEKGCVPDVAAWNVKIGHAHAGEPEGVMGLIVEMEGAGLKPDTISYNYLLACYCRNDRLDEAMKVYEDLAKGGFRLKAATFRTLISYLCKKEDYAKGYDVFKRSVFHNKIPDFGTLKVLVEGLVKKKRKKDAKGLIRTVKKRFPPSFTNAWKKVEAELGLLNEEGSAIDDAPAV, from the coding sequence ATGAAAAACCTCTCATCACATATTTCTCGCCGCCTTCTCCGCCACCtctccaccaccgcaacaaccGCCGCCGCACCATCATCAGCAATAACTATACACAAAGCAAAACATAAGCTACAAAAAGAACACGATCCAGATAAAGCCTTAGAAATCTACTCCTCTGTTTCCAACAACTCTACTTCTCCACTCTCGTCTCGCTACGCTCAACAACTCACCGTTCAACGTCTTGCCAAAGCCCGTCGTTTTGATGACATTGAAACCCTAATTGAATCCCTCAAAAATGACCCCAAAATAACCCAAGAACCCTATTTTTGTACCCTGATTCGTTGTTATGGTAAAGCTGGTATGTTTGATAATGCCATTAAGTTGTATGATCAAATGGAGGAACTGGGTACGCCTCGATCTTGTCTTTCTTTCAATGCTTTGCTTGCTGCAGGGAATAATTCTCTGGTTTTCGACCGTGTTCACcaagtgtttgatgaaatgcctgaGAAATATGGGTTTGATCCGGATAAAATTTCTTATGGGATTTTGGTTAAGGCGTGTTGTGAGAAGGGGGAACCTGAAATGGGGTTGaaaattattgaggagatggagGGGAAAGGGGTTGAGGTTACGGCTGTGACGTTTACCACTGTGTTGGATTCGTTGTATAGGATTGGGAAAGTGGATAAGGCCGAAAGGGTTTGGGGTGAAATGGTGGAGAAAGGGTGTGTCCCTGATGTCGCGGCGTGGAATGTTAAGATTGGTCATGCTCATGCTGGTGAGCCTGAGGGGGTGATGGGGTTGATTGTGGAAATGGAAGGGGCCGGGTTGAAGCCGGATACCATTAGTTATAATTACTTGTTGGCTTGTTATTGTAGGAATGATAGGTTAGATGAGGCTATGAAGGTTTATGAGGACTTGGCGAAAGGTGGGTTTAGGCTGAAAGCGGCTACGTTTAGGACATTGATATCGTATTTGTGTAAGAAAGAGGACTATGCGAAGGGGTATGATGTGTTTAAGAGGAGTGTGTTTCATAATAAGATTCCGGATTTTGGGACTCTGAAGGTTTTGGTGGAAGGTttggtgaagaagaagaggaagaaggatGCAAAGGGTTTGATTCGCACTGTGAAGAAGAGGTTTCCACCTAGTTTTACGAATGCTTGGAAGAAGGTTGAGGCTGAACTTGGTTTGCTTAATGAGGAGGGTTCGGCCATTGACGATGCTCCTGCAGTGTAA